One Zingiber officinale cultivar Zhangliang chromosome 10B, Zo_v1.1, whole genome shotgun sequence genomic window, actttacctcctaaagtaaacacaaaaaccccgaggttgacttattattatccctatccgattggaagccaaaatctatgcaacccactaggaccaaattaactgccctgtaagctagcatataatctctagtgcctctaaggtacttcaatatatgctttactgcagtccactgtccttgtccagggttactttgatatttgctaactttgcccttggcaaaacagatttctgatctcgtgcataacatatattaggcttccgatagccgaagcataaagaactgcctttatttcctttatctcctttgatgtctacagagacatatctttagataaagttactccatcctaaaaaagtaagaaacctttcttggagttttgcatgcttaaaacgagcaaggatttttccgatgtatgaagcttggaataagtaaaatattcttttcttgcgatcccttattactttgatctcaagaatatatacattctcccaagtcctttatatcgaattgtttggacaaccatacccttacttctgacaacattttgatattgtttccaactacaaaaaatgttatctacgtatagtacaaaaaataccaccacgcttccatcacaccttttgtatacacaagacttatccagttactaaatgaatccaaaggtctggattactttgataaactggatgttccaagaccttgaagctttatatcagtccatagactgattgagcttgcacacaagatgctcttagccctttgcaatgaacccttctggttgccttatatggatgctttcttcaagacttccattaaggaatgctgtgttggcatccacttaccaaatagataaaaaaaatccggatagacttaagcatggctaccagtgaaaaagttttctttttcatctagccttgctttgaaagtttctaccttcctgtctatccctcttgtcctattatagacctttttatacccaaagacttttacaccatttggtggttctataagcttccagattttattagaatacatatattctaattatgttattcattattctttgccaagatattgtatctttatcttggagtgcttcatcatatgtccggagatcaggttcatgtcctccagggatcgagtccaaaaactctcccaaaacatgaatctttttaggttgcctaacaaccctcccactacgacaagacactttctgcaattgtgtatcatttgtgatacgtgttgcagtttccttgtggtatctcatcttgtacagttggtactagattagacatgtcttttattacttccttaagaacaaattttcttaggggaacatggtttattacatagtccttttctaaaaatcggtcattgatactaacaatgaccttctgatttttaagactataaacctactttcatttcactaggataacccacaaacaagtgaattcctgtccaacttatcattgtctctcttctgcatatgtgctggactacccgaatccgaatatgcttcgatataggcttacgcttattcagcaattctatatgagtagagagttctgactttagaaggaactatattcactcccgtttccagagtatatccttaaaatgattttgataatattcttaataactcatcaatctacttatttccataagagtcttataccttccttttcctacaccattctgtttggggtgtaccaggtgcagttagttgggattgaatccctacttctgataaatgactcataaattctcccaagaggtacttgccactacgatcttaccgtagtgtcttgatacttttactttgtcatttctccacatcagtctcgtactctttgaactaatcaaagcacttagacttgtggcatatcaagtaaatatattcgtatctcaaatagttgtctataaaatagatgaaatatttgaaacaacctcttgcctggatgctcataggatcacacaaatcagaatgaaccaattccaatatatctttgacttcataccccttagacttaaaagcttcttggttatttttccttccaagtaagactcgtaggttggaaagatttccactactaatgaacccaaaagttcatcagctaccaatgaatcctactcaagttaatataacctagccttagaagtcaaagatataattggttcattttcgaaggttactttctcttaaagttagaagatgtgttactaatttccatttgttgcatcgtgagagttattggatttataaattgccaaccaacgtaccagaacagataacttccctttttttcttaataataactttgttattaaaagaggcagaatatcaagttctttgaatagtttagaaactgaaaactagttctttctaaacttggtgcgtaaagacaattattcaaaaatccatgttttattcttatcaaaagataaacatctcccactgcaacagctaccatttttacagtagtgcccatgtggacggtgttttaattttcatttagttgtcgggtttcctggaaccctgcaatgaattgcggacatgattaatggcatctgtatctacactccaggttctggtagataactccactaaacatgtttcaactaatgaatacacctatgttgttcttagttttaagaagacagtctaccttaatgtccaagtcctatttccaatcattacaattgggactactaagccttttctatagtatgactactaggggattgacaaatatttaaatcctaagaatcacaaaaatatttggtcaagatcaactccttaaaaatccccatgaattttgtataccacgatagtgtggatgtatacaaaatcgaagaagagattttattcattaattttattatctcgtcaactttactttatgacgaataaaattaatagttgatctgtctttgatcaaatatttggtcaaaaacttttgaatttaaaaaaaatattgattcctcaaacaatattatttaaattcaccaacacctcaaacactgtgaattttgcatgtcacgttagtgtggacgtatacaaattcaacatttgtaaaaggagggttttaacccattaattttattatcttgtcaacctaactttttgacaaataaaattaatagttggtatcatttggtcacacaaataatagcagtgactccgatggggaggatactattagatgtgtctaagtgtataccattacttgacactaagtccattaataagattatgccccttccgttggggaagatcacacgctcttaattaacttcctatagtcatccaaaaatggaagtctgttctagtgatccacaaacaagctcatccgttatggaggaaggcactcagagccaacgcgcaagcttgtttgcatcacttacaaaccagtaatggagaccatgagatttatttaaaaatccctctcccacttagttatttataaatgaggaattttaactatgctagcctactaaatatgtaaactaacatgcacacacagcacaatataaaagcaataaatagaaaatctaattttcaactattatggcttttatctcttgttgtcctccgtgtgttgtcatatttggccactgccaccgggtctagctgtcgcatccatcttgctcctagttccgctgcgcctctggtcctcaaaaggttccacgccttgcaagattcgatccgcgatataaatagaattttacatttttcgatcctatattcctcgaaggaatgtacatgtaaactagatcgaacataaaataaaatttacatccatcgatcctatattccataaaaggaatgtacatgtaactagatcaaaaataaaatcctaataaaactaaatacagctcctgctgtattttataatacaatcatgcacacacaataaaatgcccttgacatgtccaagggtccaatcacacacataataactaaaagccataatagttggatcctgcatccacaaagttagcacatcctactattaacctgcctaaattatgtatgacatgtgcataattaaactaataccaaatacacagaggtaaaaccctagctctgataccaattgttggttgctactcggaaaacctagaggttccactgtacaaaaattttgtacaaaggtctgaaccttttcctagctaccatgtgttcttttaaattaaattttgaatcgcctgcggaacttaacacgtttgatccaaaacttaatctattcgttcttttaggttttgacttgggtctcctgcagaacttaacacgttcgacccaaatcaccttaagttattaattccattaaatattaatttccataattggttcccagtactgacgtggcgaggcacatgaccttcttggatataggagcaaccaccaccgactagacaaaaccttttatagaaatataatatttaatttcctaaaataactttaggttaaccaaaaagaacaatcaaatcacaagaaaaaaaaacaaaagaacacaacttcaaaaaacatattcgaaatactagaacgtaagcctcttgtatttggtattatttccataaataactagtatgatgcggaaagaaaaattactagttataccttgtagaaaaatctcttgatcttctaccgtattcctcttctaacctcggacgttgtgtgggcaacgatcttccgagatgagaaaccaccaaccaccttcttctcctcctatctaggttcggccacaaatagcttaaccaaggatgaagaacaaaacaccaaccaagctccaagagatgctagctttctctccttcttcttcttcttcttctccaagtagtatccggccgccacaagcgctccaagcctttgagagattcagccaccacaaagagggagagaagaagaggatggccggccactccaaggaataaaagagggagagaaataatagatgttgtatctcatgaaggcaccctcaccccttcttttatattccttggcctaggcaaattaggaaatttaattataataaaattttcttaattcccttgacatgatttaattgagaaaaataaaataaaatttccccaattaatctctaatggccggccacatcaaaagaggtaaattagacaagttttaatcaacaattaaaacttcctaatttgtttccggaaattttaaaaattaaaatttctctttaaaaatctcttcatggttgataaaaagaaatttctataattttaattttatcaacatgtggataattttaaagagaaaataaaatatctcaccaatctacaaataaggaaagagatctaatctctttctttaatcttttgtagatcttttacaagagagatattttaattttaattctctttaataaattatttcttccacataataaaaattaaaattaaaattcctttttaatttaatttgaccggcccccactagcttgggttcaagctagggccggccaccccaatttatacctaggccggccctagcttggttcccaagctagcttggtcggccccctattggtgggtaaagaaggtgggtataggtgggtatagtactctataaataagaggttatgatagagaccgagaggaggaattggttttggtctcccgataaaattaagcatcccgtgttcaccccgaacacacaacttaattttatcaataataattcattccactagagaactattattgaactaccgcaccaatcccaaattacatttttgggatccttcttattatgagtgtgttagtctccctatgtttaagatatcgaatgtccactaattaagtgagttactgacaactcatttaattaatatctaagtccaagagtagtaccactcaaccttatcgtcatgtcggactaagtccacctgcagggtttaacatgacaatccttatgagctcctcttgaggacattctcaacctagatcactaggacacagtttccttctataatcaacaacacacactataagtgatatcatttcccaacttatcgggcttattgatttatcgaactaaatctcacccattgataaattaaagaaataaatatcaaatatatgtgcttgttattatattaggattaagagcacacacttccataataacccgaggtcttttttcctttataaagtcagtataaaagaaacgacctcaaaaggtcctactcaatacactctgagtgtactagtgtaattatatagtcaagataaactaatagctaattacactacaaccttctaatggtttgttcctttccattttggtcgtgagctactgtttgtaatttataaggaaccaataacatgatcttctgtgtgtgacaccacacaccatgttatctacaatataaattaattgagcaactacatttatcataaatgtagacatttgaccaatgtgattcttatttctagataaatgtttataccaaaagctaggcttttagtatacactctaacacctcttacactcattgaacACTCATAAATAAACTAAGAAATCAATACAGGAGTTAttgaatatttcctaggtccaagggcctttttatagcccttggaaaatgtCATTCGCGGCTTAAAAGCACCTTCAAAGTGGTCAAAGGCACCTTCTATCAAATGGATTTTATCTcccgaggataaaactttatcctctcgTAATGGCTATGAAAGGCACTTtcgtactattcatcgaaggcaccttccaaactATGGAAGACGTCTTCTATAAAGCATATTAGCTCCCATTAGTTGATCTCTTTGTGTAGATGATGCTCTGGCTACCTGGatcaaagttgagctcacccaaacccaactccgaccttctccctCAGacatcgcgtacgttcttctcgtccaccggtgtactcttccgcaacatctcGTCCCTCGATTGTACCAAGTTCGTTGGCTCCTTTTTCCGTGTCAttcttcttgctagctacgtctttcgctcaacttcttgtattcctaagctcatgcacacttagatacaaagaTCAagtacacatgacctaacttaactttgttgACCATATCAAATGTAGATCTGCTACATTAACGCCCCCTAGTATCGGTTCCACGGATATGAAGGGAGGTACATGTAGGTACATAGGCGTCAGACATATAGTGGGATAAACCTCAGATCATCAGGTATTGAGAATCAACCCCTGGTCATTACGCTAGAGATGTCATGCACCTACCATCTGTGCTACGCCGTGGGGCACTTGGTTGactatatcaaaactaccacgagatatttataatatatatattttttatgtatATCAACTCAAGTTAAAATTAGGgttaaacaaaaaataataacatgATTATGTAAAGAAGTTGcaattagaataaaatattacAATAAATTAAGCAAGTtagtaaaattgtaaaattcgtACAAAGATAAAAATAAATGATTATTCCTCTTAAACTCGTACTTATTTCTACACTTTAATGacataaaaaaattagaaaaaataaaacaaactgttaaatgttgaaaaataaaatatgtggATGCCCATAACCCCTAATGACTTCATAAACTCCCTCATCTACATAACCTATTTTCTTTTAAACTCCTAAGTTATATAAATTCATGAGGAGTTTTAATATGATTGTATACCTATAAATACATATGTATATGTTCACTTCATGAagtaagaaaaagagagaaaaaagagaaaaggttaataatattttcttttcatATGCAATTgcttatataattttataacaCGTTATCAGCACGAAGTGCTCTATTTTTCGTTTAAATCAGTTATaggtaatataaaaaaaatgtatatatatatattctcaatCAAAATTATTCACATGCCAAGAAATTAAATTTATAGTTCCTTTATCATTTATTAGCTATTATCCAATTAACTATTAGTTAGTTACTTATTTGTATGATTTGCaacgttttaaaaattttacaatattttacagttaagtattacaaaatcatcttttgattatatcatgttttatcatttattaataaatatatatgatgcacgataattattattaataatttagttttctttgtaataGATTCTTACTATGTCCAATCTTTCAAAGTTAGAGTTTGTGGCTCTTGACATTTCGGGAAAAAAATTATCTATCATGGATTTTGGATGCGGAGATTCATTTGGATGCTATGGGTCTTGGAGACACCATAAAAGATGGAAATAAGGAATCTTTACAAAATCGTGCAAAAGCAATGATATTCATTCGTCACCATCTTCATGAAGCattgaaaattgaatatttgacaATTAAAGATCCACTTGAGCTATGGAATAATTTGAAGGAAAAGTATAGCCATTATAAAACTGTGATTCTTCCAAATGCTCGTTATGAATGGATTCATTTACGTTTACAAGATTTTAAATCTGTAAGTGAATATAACTCAGCAATGTTTAGAATtagctcaaaattaaaattatgtggTGAAAAAATTACTGATGAAGATATGTTGGAAAAAACATATTCTACCTTTCATGCATCTAACATGCTTCTGCAGCAGCAATATAGAGAGAAAGGTTTTAAGAAATATTCTGAGTTGATTACATGTCTTCTGGTGGCTGAGCAAAATAACGAGCTTTTGATGAAAAATCATGAGATCCGTCCAACTGGTGCTAGTCCAATCCCTGAAGTGAATGAGATAACTGGTAAAAATGATAAACGACAGCACAGACAAAAATTTAATCATGGTCGTGGTCGTGGCCGTGGTCGTGGTCGTAGATACAGAAATGATCGATCTGAAGAAAATCATGATGGttataataaaagaaacacaacaacTCACCAGAAGTGGGTTAACAATAATGTCCATCAAAAGTGGACAAATGACAATGGTAAAAGGGTTCAAAGTGGACAAGATAATGACGAAAAGAAATCAGAAAATTCATGTTATAGATGTGACATGAAAGGACATTGGTCACGTACTTGTCGTACGCCAAAATACTTTATTGATCTCTACCAAGCCTCTTTAAAGGGCAAGACAAAAGATATAGAGACAAATGTTGTCTTTCAAGACAATAATACAATTGTTGGTCCTTCTATGACAACACATTTGGATGTTTCTGATTTCTTTACAGATCCTGATGGAGGGATAGACAATTTGACTGGAAATGAAGATATTTATGGAAATgtctaaattaatcaaatattttaaaataaattagttcATTTGCAATTATGTTTTCTTTTACTAATCTTTTAGTTGTTTCTCATTATGTATCTCTTTTGTTTTAATGAAGAATATCATGGCTTTTGGATTCAATAATGGAGATTTATGCCTTATTGATAGTGCAACGACGCATTCTAtatttagaaagaaaaaatatttttcttatttagaaATGGGTGAAAGTAATGTTAATACAATATCTGGTACTACAAATATTATTGAAGGTTCCGGAAGAGCTAATATATCATTATTTGGAGGAACAAAATTTGTTATTGACAATGCATTGTTCTCTCCTAAGTCTCAAAGAAATTTGCTAAGTTTTAAAGATATTCGTCGAAATGGATATCACattgaaacatatgatgagaataTTGAATATCTCTACATTACAAAATTGGTGTTGGGTaagaaacatgtatatgaaagatTACCCGCTTTCTTATCTGGTTTGTATTACACAATAATATATGCAGTAGAAACAAATGCAATAGTAAACCCGAAGTTTACTGATTCAAATGATTTTATACTTTGGCATGACCGATTGGGGCATCCTGGTTCTACAATGTTtcaaaaaattatcaagaattcACATGGACACCCATTAAAGAACTAGAAGATTCTCCAATTTAATGAATTCTCATGTTCTGCTTGTTCTCAAGGAAAACTTATTATGCGGCCTTCACCATCTaaagttggaattgaatcccctGCATTTCTGGAACGTATACAAGGTGATATATGTGGGCCTATTCACCCACCATGTGGACCATTTAAATATTTTATGGTGCTAATTGACGCCTCTACAAGAtggtcacatgtatgtttattatcaaCTCGCAACCTGGCGTTTGCGAGATTGCTCGCCCAAATAATTCGGTTGAGAGCTCAATTTCCAGAATATTCTATCAAGAAAATACGTCTTGATAATGCCGGTGAATTTACATCCCAAATATTTAATGACTATTGTATGTCTATTGGAATAACTGTTGAACATCCTGTTGCTTGTGTTCATACACAAAATGGTTTAGCTGAATCATTTATTAAACGTCTCCAGTTAATAGCTAGACCATTGATTATGAGAACTAAGCTTCCTACATCTATTTGGGAGCATGCTATTTTGCATGCATCAACACTTATACTTATCAGGCCAACCAGTTATCATATATTCTCCCCTTTACAATTGACTTTTGGTCAAGAGCCTAATATATCCCATTTGAGAATATTTGGATGTGCAGTATATGTGCCAATTAACCCACTACAACGCACTAAAATGGGGCCCCAAAGGAAATTGGGAATATATGTTGGATATGATTCTCCTTCAATTATAAGATATTTGGAACCAATGACAGGAGATGTTTTTACGGCGCGATTTGCTGACTGTCACTTTAATGAAACAATTTTTCCAAAGCTAGGGGGAGAAAATAAAGAGTTTCCCAAAAAAGTCACTTAGCATGCATCATTATCACAATTTGATCCTCGTACAAATCAATGTGAACTTGAAGTTCAAAGAATAATACATTTGCAAAATATTGCAAATCAATTGCCTGATGCGTTCACTGACTTGAAGAGAGTGACTAAGTCGCATATACCAGCTATTAATGCTCCGGCTCATATTGATGTACCAATTGGACAATCAATTAATGAGATTACAACTCGCCTGAAGCGTGGTAGACCAATCGGTTCTAAAGATAAAAATCCtcgaaaaaggaaaggaacaactAATCAAGATGTTCATTTTGAAGCGCCTAAGTCTCCTATAGAGACAACTGACATAACTTTTGATAAAACTCCATAAGAGGTCCagatacttgaaaataatgaagAAATCTCAATAAATTATGTCAAGACAGGGAAGAAATTGAATTGATCAAGATTAGTTATTGACAATAAATTTGCATACAATATAgcgcttgaaattatttatgaaaaTGATGATCAAGAACCTAAATCTATTGAACAATGTCGAAGTATGCATGATTGGCCAAAATGAAAAGATGAAATTCAAGAAGAATTAAACTCACTTGCAAAACGTGAGGTTTTGGGACCTGTAGTCCAAACACCAAAAGGTGTAACCCCTGTAGGGTACAAATGGATTTTTGTACGAAAGCGaaatgagaaaaatgaaatcATAAGATATAAAGCTCGTTTAGTGGCACAAGGTTTTTCTCAAAAACCTGGTATTGATTATGAAGAAACATATTCCCCTGTAGTGGATGCAATCACATTTCGATATCTTCTTTGTATGACAGCACAAGAAAAGCTTGAAATGCGTTTGATGGATGTAGTAGCAGCTTATTTGTATGGAAAACTTGATAATGATATTTATATGAAAATCCCTGAAGGGCTCAGAATGCCAGAAGCTTcaagttcaaattttaaaaatatttatttcattaaattaCAAAGATCTTTGTATGAATTGAAGCAATCTGGACGTATGTGGTATAAACGTCTAAGTGATTATTTGGTGCAACATAAATATCAAAATGATCCTATATGTCCATGTGTTTTTATAAAAAAGGATGGACTAAAATTTATCATTATTtctgtatatgttgatgatttaaATATCATTGGAAGTCCTGAAGAAGTTATACATACAGTTGATATCTTGAAAAGAGAATTTGAGATGAAAGATCTAGGAAAAACAAAATTTTGTATTGGATTACAAATTGAACATTTTGCTGATGGAATTTTTATCCATCAATCAGTTTATACACTAAAGGTTCTAAAACGATTTTATATGGATAAAGCTCATCCATTAAGTTCCCCAATGGTTGTTCGATCACTTGATGTGAACAAAGATCCTTTTCGACCTAGTGAAAATGGTGAAGAACTGCTTGGTCCTGAAGTACCATATTTAAGTGCAATTGGTGCATTAATGTATCTTGCTAATAATACAAGACCAGATATAGCATTTGCTGTAAATTTATTAGCAAGATATAGTTCTTCTCCAACACGTAGACATTAGAATggaattaaacatatattta contains:
- the LOC122030362 gene encoding uncharacterized protein LOC122030362; this encodes MGLGDTIKDGNKESLQNRAKAMIFIRHHLHEALKIEYLTIKDPLELWNNLKEKYSHYKTVILPNARYEWIHLRLQDFKSVSEYNSAMFRISSKLKLCGEKITDEDMLEKTYSTFHASNMLLQQQYREKGFKKYSELITCLLVAEQNNELLMKNHEIRPTGASPIPEVNEITGKNDKRQHRQKFNHGRGRGRGRGRRYRNDRSEENHDGYNKRNTTTHQKWVNNNVHQKWTNDNGKRVQSGQDNDEKKSENSCYRCDMKGHWSRTCRTPKYFIDLYQASLKGKTKDIETNVVFQDNNTIVGPSMTTHLDVSDFFTDPDGGIDNLTGNEDIYGNV